One window from the genome of Variovorax sp. PAMC26660 encodes:
- a CDS encoding RraA family protein → MVASSFAVHPTPAVAPQDVLAAFREVATPHISDNLQRLSGIVGLQRFHRQRKLVGTAITVKTRPGDNLLIYKALMDASAGHVLVVDGGGDTTNALVGELIMLYAQQRGCTGLVIDGAIRDSAAFREADFPCYARAAIHRGPYKNGPGAVNMPVCVGGQIVQPGDIVVGDDDGIVSFPLSEAPRLLDAIEQTARFEAAIKAEIANGKAGQSWLTKAFAPHGL, encoded by the coding sequence ATGGTTGCTTCCAGTTTTGCAGTTCACCCGACGCCGGCCGTCGCACCGCAGGATGTGCTGGCCGCCTTCCGGGAAGTGGCCACCCCGCACATCAGCGACAACCTGCAGCGGCTGAGCGGCATCGTCGGCCTGCAGCGATTCCACCGGCAGCGCAAGCTGGTGGGAACGGCGATCACGGTCAAGACCCGTCCTGGCGACAACCTGCTGATCTACAAGGCGCTGATGGATGCCTCTGCCGGCCATGTGCTGGTGGTCGACGGCGGTGGCGACACCACCAACGCACTGGTCGGCGAACTCATCATGCTTTACGCACAGCAGCGCGGCTGCACCGGCCTCGTCATCGACGGTGCCATCCGAGACTCGGCGGCCTTTCGCGAGGCCGACTTTCCCTGCTATGCGCGTGCCGCCATCCATCGGGGGCCCTACAAGAACGGACCCGGCGCGGTCAACATGCCCGTCTGCGTGGGTGGGCAGATCGTGCAGCCCGGCGACATCGTGGTTGGCGACGACGATGGCATCGTGAGCTTTCCGCTCTCCGAGGCACCACGGCTGCTCGACGCCATCGAGCAGACCGCCCGGTTCGAGGCCGCCATCAAGGCCGAGATCGCCAACGGAAAGGCCGGGCAGTCCTGGCTCACCAAGGCCTTCGCGCCGCACGGCCTCTGA
- a CDS encoding pyridoxal phosphate-dependent aminotransferase, whose protein sequence is MSILLAQRLGGVKPSPSMAAKTRVDAMRAAGRRIVDFTIGEPDFPTPRHIVEGAVAALMAGHTRYTVSNGTPALRQAIADKLQRENALPYQSENIAVGNGAKHIIYNAFAATLNEGDEVIVPAPYWVSYPDMVALHGGTPVVVSSLASEGFKLTPAALEAAITSRTRWLVLNTPNNPTGAVYTRAELAALGEVLQRHPQVWLMTDEIYEHFVYDGAEHLSPLNVTPELAERTLVINGVSKAYAMTGWRIGYGAGPAALIRAITMLLSQSTSCPSSVSQAAAVVALDGPQQSVAEAAALFGQRRDHMVRMLQALPGFECAPPDGAFYVFPSVAGLIGRTTPAGNVLSSDIDVVHYLLEHAGVAAIDGTSYGMPNHLRMSFATGVDVIDQGGQLLQAALRELS, encoded by the coding sequence GTGAGCATCCTGTTGGCCCAACGCCTCGGCGGCGTCAAACCCTCGCCCAGCATGGCGGCGAAGACACGCGTCGACGCAATGCGCGCGGCCGGCCGTCGCATCGTCGACTTCACCATCGGCGAACCCGACTTCCCGACGCCGCGCCACATCGTCGAAGGCGCGGTGGCGGCTCTCATGGCCGGACACACCCGCTACACGGTCTCCAACGGCACGCCGGCCCTGCGGCAGGCCATCGCGGACAAGCTGCAGCGCGAGAACGCGTTGCCGTACCAGTCCGAGAACATCGCGGTGGGCAACGGTGCGAAGCACATCATCTACAACGCCTTCGCCGCCACGCTGAACGAAGGCGACGAAGTGATCGTGCCCGCGCCGTACTGGGTGTCCTACCCGGACATGGTGGCACTGCATGGCGGCACACCGGTCGTGGTGTCGAGCCTGGCCAGCGAGGGCTTCAAGCTGACGCCCGCGGCCCTCGAGGCGGCCATCACGTCCCGCACGCGGTGGCTGGTGCTCAACACACCCAACAACCCCACGGGCGCGGTCTACACCCGCGCCGAACTGGCCGCGCTCGGCGAGGTGCTGCAGCGGCATCCGCAGGTCTGGCTGATGACCGACGAGATCTACGAGCACTTCGTCTACGACGGCGCCGAGCACCTTTCTCCATTGAACGTGACGCCCGAGCTGGCCGAGCGCACCCTGGTGATCAACGGCGTCTCCAAGGCCTATGCCATGACGGGCTGGCGCATCGGCTACGGCGCAGGGCCGGCGGCGCTGATCCGGGCCATCACCATGCTGCTCTCCCAGAGCACCTCGTGCCCCAGTTCCGTGAGCCAGGCGGCCGCAGTGGTTGCGCTCGATGGGCCGCAGCAAAGCGTGGCCGAGGCCGCGGCCCTGTTCGGGCAGCGCAGAGACCACATGGTGCGGATGCTGCAGGCGCTGCCGGGATTCGAGTGCGCCCCGCCGGACGGCGCGTTCTACGTGTTCCCCAGCGTGGCCGGATTGATCGGGCGGACCACGCCGGCGGGAAACGTTCTTTCTTCAGACATCGATGTCGTGCACTACCTGCTGGAGCACGCCGGCGTGGCCGCGATCGACGGCACCTCCTACGGCATGCCTAACCACTTGCGCATGTCCTTCGCCACAGGGGTCGACGTGATCGACCAGGGCGGGCAATTGCTGCAAGCCGCATTGCGCGAACTGTCCTGA
- a CDS encoding amino acid ABC transporter permease, which translates to MFSILREYGVLLLVGQYPNGPLGGLAITLVLSALGLLLAFPLGVAIALARISPFGWLRMPAMAVIYVVRGVPLLMFIFWVYFFVPVLTGRMVSGFTTMVITLVIYQAAYLAEIVRAGIEGLPRGQTEAARAVGLSYIQTMTKVLLPQALYNMVPALVSQFVSTIKETSLGYVISVNEVTFAANQINSSLMTQPFQVYFILAAIYFCLCFSLTRLARFLERRIATRREGTFRPATGLAPAAAGPIAPEQAA; encoded by the coding sequence ATCTTCTCCATCCTGCGCGAGTACGGCGTCCTGCTGCTGGTCGGCCAGTACCCGAACGGGCCGCTGGGCGGGCTGGCGATCACGCTGGTTCTCTCCGCGCTGGGCCTGCTGCTGGCCTTTCCCCTCGGCGTTGCGATTGCGCTGGCACGCATCAGCCCCTTCGGCTGGCTGCGCATGCCTGCCATGGCGGTGATCTACGTGGTGCGCGGCGTGCCGCTGCTCATGTTCATCTTCTGGGTCTATTTCTTCGTGCCCGTGCTGACCGGGCGCATGGTGAGCGGGTTCACGACCATGGTGATCACGCTGGTGATCTATCAGGCGGCCTACCTGGCCGAGATCGTGCGCGCCGGCATCGAGGGACTGCCGCGCGGGCAGACCGAAGCGGCGCGTGCCGTGGGGCTGAGCTACATCCAGACGATGACGAAGGTCTTGCTGCCGCAGGCGCTCTACAACATGGTGCCGGCGCTGGTCAGCCAGTTCGTCTCCACCATCAAGGAGACCTCGCTGGGCTACGTGATCAGCGTGAACGAAGTGACGTTCGCGGCCAACCAGATCAACAGCTCGCTCATGACGCAGCCGTTTCAGGTGTACTTCATTCTTGCGGCCATCTACTTCTGCCTGTGCTTCTCGCTGACGCGGCTGGCACGCTTCCTGGAGCGCCGCATTGCCACGCGGCGCGAAGGCACCTTCCGGCCGGCGACGGGTCTTGCGCCCGCTGCCGCCGGGCCCATCGCACCCGAGCAAGCCGCATGA
- a CDS encoding ABC transporter substrate-binding protein, giving the protein MKKSASTLIAGACLALLANLACADQLADIKAKGVFTCGTLGTAEPFSFSNAQTREVEGYDVDFCKALAKSLGVKLELKLISVAARIPELQQGRVDAVIANLGWSAERAEQIAFSDQYFASEQKVAARKDSGFTALKDLAGKRVSAVKGSSSEMLVRKVIPGAATITFQDPPSAFLAMQQGKVEGLAASELNLAKFRQQSESTVPIVVLEPSLVLEPWGIGMRKEEAGLIKHVNTTLQAMEKSGEAQQIFNRWLGAGTSYKMQRAFRVEQIKG; this is encoded by the coding sequence ATGAAGAAGAGCGCATCGACCCTTATCGCCGGCGCCTGCCTGGCATTGCTGGCCAACCTGGCCTGCGCGGACCAGCTCGCCGACATCAAGGCCAAGGGTGTGTTCACCTGCGGCACCCTCGGGACGGCCGAGCCGTTCAGCTTTTCCAATGCCCAGACGCGCGAAGTGGAGGGCTACGACGTGGACTTCTGCAAGGCACTGGCCAAGTCGCTGGGTGTCAAGCTGGAGCTGAAGCTCATCTCGGTGGCTGCGCGCATCCCCGAGCTGCAGCAAGGCCGCGTCGATGCCGTGATTGCCAACCTGGGATGGAGCGCCGAGCGTGCCGAGCAGATTGCCTTCAGTGACCAGTATTTCGCGAGCGAGCAGAAGGTTGCCGCGCGCAAGGACAGCGGCTTCACGGCCCTCAAGGACCTGGCGGGCAAACGCGTCAGCGCGGTCAAGGGCTCCAGCTCCGAGATGCTGGTGCGCAAGGTGATTCCGGGTGCTGCGACCATCACTTTCCAGGACCCACCCAGCGCCTTCCTCGCAATGCAGCAGGGCAAGGTGGAGGGGTTGGCGGCCTCCGAACTCAATCTCGCGAAGTTCCGCCAGCAATCCGAGAGCACCGTGCCCATCGTCGTGCTGGAACCCTCCCTGGTGCTGGAGCCCTGGGGCATCGGCATGCGAAAGGAAGAAGCGGGCCTCATCAAGCATGTGAACACCACGCTGCAGGCGATGGAAAAGTCCGGCGAGGCACAGCAGATCTTCAACCGGTGGCTGGGCGCGGGGACCTCCTACAAGATGCAGCGCGCCTTCAGGGTCGAACAGATCAAGGGTTGA
- a CDS encoding amino acid ABC transporter ATP-binding protein: MSSTPTPALIAFDLVNKWYGDYRALNDISAEVRKGEVVVVCGPSGSGKSTLIRTVNRLETIQGGTIRFDGQDVNAPSLDINRFRSHVGFVFQSFNLFPHLSVAQNIMLGPVNVRKQKRAQARARALELLERVGLASKADAFPGQLSGGQQQRVAIARALAMDPPAILFDEPTSALDPEMVGEVLQVMKSLARDGMTMMCVTHEMNFAREVADQVWFMDQGCLLETGSPTSFFSNPGTERARKFLADLRSH; encoded by the coding sequence ATGTCTTCGACCCCCACTCCTGCCCTCATCGCCTTCGATCTCGTGAACAAGTGGTATGGCGACTACCGCGCGCTGAACGACATCAGCGCGGAGGTTCGCAAGGGCGAAGTCGTCGTGGTCTGCGGCCCTTCGGGGTCCGGTAAGTCGACGCTGATACGCACCGTGAACCGCCTGGAGACCATCCAGGGCGGCACCATCCGTTTCGACGGCCAGGACGTGAACGCGCCATCGCTCGACATCAACAGATTTCGCAGCCACGTGGGCTTCGTGTTCCAGAGCTTCAACCTGTTTCCGCATCTGTCGGTGGCCCAGAACATCATGCTGGGCCCTGTGAACGTTCGCAAGCAGAAGCGCGCACAGGCCAGGGCTCGCGCGCTCGAATTGCTCGAGCGTGTGGGCCTGGCTTCCAAGGCGGACGCATTTCCGGGCCAGTTGTCGGGCGGCCAACAGCAACGCGTGGCCATCGCCCGGGCGCTCGCGATGGATCCGCCGGCCATCCTCTTCGACGAACCGACGAGCGCGCTTGACCCCGAGATGGTCGGCGAGGTGCTGCAGGTGATGAAGTCGCTGGCCCGCGACGGCATGACGATGATGTGCGTGACGCACGAGATGAACTTCGCGCGCGAGGTGGCAGACCAGGTCTGGTTCATGGACCAGGGTTGCCTGCTGGAGACCGGTTCACCGACGAGCTTCTTCTCCAACCCTGGCACCGAGCGCGCACGCAAATTTCTGGCAGACCTGCGTTCGCACTAG
- a CDS encoding LysR family transcriptional regulator, translated as MTFKQLEALYWVVQLGGFSQAAQKLHTSTSAVSKRVHELEAGFDLELFDRSQRTARLTEKGEEMFVLARKLLEHRDAAIDQIGKPEVIERRVRIGVTEFTAMTWLHKLVEAIQRYYPKVTIEPDVDASGNLKEKLLADELDLVLVPDVFAQAHLPSHVVGEFSSVWMCKPGFVEPGKIFRLHELASRRLLLQGSKSGAGMAHNSWMKSQGVQPSDVIIVNNLVAMMGLTASGLGIGCMPEKCLAPMVARGSLMVVPCTPAPPVMKYVAMYKGDQRSTLISSIVMLSQECCDFTRMFEISSS; from the coding sequence ATGACGTTCAAGCAATTGGAGGCCCTCTATTGGGTCGTGCAGCTTGGAGGCTTCTCCCAGGCCGCACAGAAGCTCCACACCTCCACATCCGCCGTCTCCAAGCGCGTGCATGAACTGGAAGCCGGCTTCGACCTGGAACTGTTCGACCGGTCCCAGCGCACGGCCCGCCTGACGGAAAAGGGCGAAGAGATGTTCGTGCTGGCCAGGAAGCTGCTCGAACACAGGGACGCCGCCATCGACCAGATCGGCAAGCCCGAAGTCATCGAGCGCCGCGTGCGTATCGGCGTGACCGAGTTCACCGCGATGACGTGGTTGCACAAACTGGTCGAGGCCATCCAGCGCTACTACCCCAAGGTCACGATCGAGCCCGACGTGGACGCGAGCGGCAACCTGAAGGAAAAGCTCCTGGCGGACGAACTCGACCTGGTGCTGGTGCCGGATGTGTTCGCGCAAGCGCATCTGCCGAGCCACGTGGTCGGTGAGTTCTCCAGCGTGTGGATGTGCAAGCCGGGCTTCGTCGAGCCGGGCAAGATCTTCAGGCTGCATGAGCTGGCGTCGCGCCGGCTGCTGCTTCAGGGAAGCAAGTCGGGCGCCGGCATGGCGCACAACAGCTGGATGAAGTCGCAGGGCGTGCAGCCGTCCGACGTGATCATCGTCAACAACCTCGTGGCGATGATGGGCCTTACTGCCTCGGGGCTGGGCATCGGCTGCATGCCCGAGAAATGCCTTGCGCCCATGGTGGCCAGGGGCTCGCTGATGGTCGTGCCCTGCACGCCGGCGCCGCCGGTCATGAAGTACGTCGCCATGTACAAGGGTGATCAGCGCAGCACGCTGATCTCGTCGATCGTCATGCTCTCCCAGGAGTGCTGCGACTTCACGCGGATGTTCGAGATCTCTTCCTCGTGA
- a CDS encoding amino acid ABC transporter permease: MGSKIDFSVLARGEYPQWIWHGVLTMFELTLAAWLFALILGTVLAVIRMADNRVAKAFVASYVEYHQNVPMLVQVFLWYFGMPALLPHAAQQWLNAHDSEFLLALIAIGLCMAAYVSEGLRAGIRSIPKSQLEAARAIGLSYLQASRLVVLPQALRIALPTLVSHTVLLFKNTSLAMTIGVAELTYATREIESQSFKTVEVYLLSTVIYLGVSLLIMTAGARLESRYRISAR; this comes from the coding sequence GTGGGTAGCAAGATCGACTTCTCTGTACTGGCGCGAGGGGAATATCCGCAATGGATATGGCATGGCGTGCTCACGATGTTCGAGCTCACGCTGGCAGCGTGGCTGTTCGCCCTGATCCTGGGTACGGTGCTGGCCGTGATACGCATGGCGGACAACCGCGTGGCAAAGGCCTTCGTCGCGAGCTATGTCGAGTACCACCAGAACGTGCCCATGCTGGTGCAGGTCTTCCTCTGGTACTTCGGCATGCCGGCGCTGCTGCCGCATGCGGCACAGCAATGGCTCAATGCCCACGACAGCGAGTTCCTGCTGGCCCTGATCGCCATCGGCCTGTGCATGGCAGCCTACGTCTCCGAAGGGCTGCGCGCCGGCATCCGGTCGATTCCCAAGTCGCAGCTGGAAGCGGCGCGTGCCATCGGCCTGTCCTACCTGCAGGCGTCGCGCCTGGTGGTGCTGCCGCAGGCGCTGCGCATCGCGCTGCCCACCCTGGTGAGCCACACGGTGCTGCTGTTCAAGAACACCAGCCTGGCCATGACCATCGGTGTTGCGGAACTGACCTATGCCACGCGGGAAATCGAGAGCCAGTCGTTCAAGACAGTGGAGGTGTATCTGCTGTCGACGGTGATCTACCTGGGCGTTTCCCTGCTGATCATGACGGCGGGCGCCCGGCTGGAAAGCCGCTACCGCATCAGCGCGAGATAA